The genomic window CGTGCAATTGGAGCCCGAGGAGGCTTTTGCCACCATCACGAGTTTGCTCGTTGCCGATGTAGACAAGAACAGACTTGCAGCGCTTTTCAGTGATTGTGCGGACGCTGCAAATACGCGCGGCAATCGCGAGAACGAGCGAATGTTTCTCTTGGCGGAGCTCGTGACCGGTGGAACGTCTCCGACAACCGCCAATTTCGAGGAAATTCGCAGCCGGGCCAATATGATGCTCGCTTTGCACGAGCAGCAAAAACTATCGCCAAGAATGGCAGAATCGCCGCCCAAGGTTGAGCCGGCAGCTGCGGAAGCGAAGGCGTTGGCGGAATCGCCAACGGCTGCGCCCTCCGAGGTCGCGCTGGCGGAGTCGCCAGCAGTATCACCGGCAGCGGCAGCCGAAGCATCGAGCGCTGCACCCGAGCCACAAGTCCGCCGACGAACTCGGAAAAAGAAGTAGCTTGCTTGTTGGTACTCGGGGTCGCCTAAGAAAACGGAAAAAGCGACCGCTAAGCCCCTTCTGCGGCGTCGCATCGGGGTCGCTGGAGCGGACTCAACACTCGTCCAGATGGAGCGCAATCGAGAATCGCTTTCGATGGGTCAACGTGCAGATTTCACGTGCCGTGCAGGTCATCTCGGCGGGCGTCTCGAAAACCTTGGTTTGCGAGAAAAAAGAGATGTATGGTGCGACCGCTCGAGATGACGAGCGCATCAGCGGCAGGCCGATGTGGAAGTCTCGTGGCGCCGGCTGGTGGTAAGCTCATTGGATGCAGCAAACCGACTCGACATATGCAGGCAGGCAGGCTAAACATCCGCCCCAAGCAATGATGGGGAGTTCGTGTGGGCATAAGAACTGGGTGATTTCGCTGACCGGAAATGCCAATGCAGAAGGGCCGATCTAATGGGATCCAACTATGTTCAATTGACGACTAATGACATATACGCATTAGTGCAGCTCGCAGTGGAAAAAGTTCGTTCTCAGCTCAGCGTAGAGCTCGGAGCTGGCGATATTGCCAAACTGGCCAAAGCAGCTGAGACTGAACTGCGTGAGCGCCCGCAGACCGTCTACAAAATCGTCATGATCGCTGCAGCGAGAGTCGCCCCAAACATCGGCAAAGCGGATATTGCAGCGATTGCAAAGGAGGCGGAGATAGAGTACGAGCGCCGCGGCAAAACTTTAGAAGACAAAGGTGGTGATTGGGGCGGAGCTTGAAATCAACAAGTTTCCCCGTCGAAAAAGGATCGGAGGGTTAAAGGATCGGAGGGTTGAGGTGCGGCGAAGGGTGCATCCGTGTCCAGGAATTCCGCAAAGCGGCGACGTCAAGCTACCCTACGGAATGGCGCCGGACGGCCGACTCCTGCACATCTCCGAGGTGAAGAAGGGGCTTGCCTGCGGATGCGTCTGCCCGAGCTGCAGCGGCAAGCTGATCGCGAACAAAGGACCGATAAAAACGCATCACTTTGCACATCACTCGGATCGGAACTGCGTCGCCGCATATGAGACGATGCTGCACATGCTCGGCAAACAGGTGATCGCCGATCAGAAGCAGGTGATGCTGCCGCCGGTCGTCGCCAAGTACAAAGGTTGTACGAAGAGCATTTGCGACGCGGTGATGTTCACGCTCGATGAGGTCGTCATCGAGCCGGACATGGGGGGCATGCGCCCCGACATCCTCGGTCGTCGCAGAGTCGAAGATGGTACCAAGGAGCTTTTCATTGAGGTTGCTGTCACGCATCCGTGCGAGCCGGAAAAGAAGGAACTCATCCGCGAGCGCAAGGTGGCGGCCATTGAGATAGACCTCTCGAAAGTGCCTGGGAATGCTTCTCAGGAGGAGATGGAGCAGGCCATTATCACCACTGCCCCTCGAATTTGGCTGTTCAATGCCCGAGAGGAGAATGCCAAAGAACGATTGCAGGCCGAGTTCGAGCGCATGGCTGCCGAGGATCTCGCGCGTGAATTGCGAATGCGCCAAGAGAAGCAGGCAAAGCTCGACGCACAGGCGGAACGGCTCGCGGAGTCGTTTCGAACAATCAGAACTGTGCCGCTAGGGACAGGCTCGCGGGCGGACCAGGATCTCGTGGATCTCGTGCTTGACACCAGCCTGCGGGATCTCGTCGGAATTCAATTCCCCGGCAACGTGTGCTTCGCCGTCGCAGCCCAAGTCTGGCAGGTGGCCATTCTGGACTGGCTCATCCTCGACCAGCGCGGCCTTCGTTGGGAGTTCGAGACGGCGCATGTGCTGAAACAACTTCGACAACGTGGTCTCGTGCGGCGACAGTTCGCCGATGACATCAGCGTGGAACTGGCCGACGCCGTTCGGATCAGGCAAGTTGACTTCAACTCGCCGCGGGAGTCCGTTGATGCGTATCTCAGCCACCTTGCAGCGCAACGCATAATAAACCAACAATCTGGCAGGTGGCACCGCAACGAACGGACTGCGAAAGAAGCCCAGATGCTCCGGGCTCGGGCGGATGGACGTCACCGGGTGGCTCAGCTCGAAGACCGGATAAAAAAGCTCGGGGGGAAGCACGGGCTGGATGTAGCGCAATGGATGCGTACCCAGCATAGCGGGCTCGCGGGCTCGCCGGCGGCGCTGGCGATGGCGGGCGGAGGGGACTACGATAATCTGGATAACCACCTGAGGCGGCTGGAACGCATGCGAGAGTTCGGAGCTTACCCCGAAGAGAACCTTCTCGGTCTGCCCCTCGAAAAGGAGCAGCAAGCTCGCCGCGAGGAACAGCGACTCGCACGAGAAAAGGCCGAACAGGAGAGGGAGGAGCGGGCGCGGAAGGCCGAGCAGGAGAGGGAGGAGCGGGCGCGGAAGGCCGCCGAGGAAGCCCGTGAGGCGAACGCACGGCGGAGGCAAGTGCTAATCGAGCGGCTCGTCGCTTCTGCTGGCGAGAGTGAAGTCGAAGCCTGGATAGACCGGCCGTTGCAATCACTGGGAGGCGTATCAATAAAAGTAATTGAAGGGTTCAGCGAGGATCAGGAGCGCGCCGCCTATAGCGAGCTGATGGATGAACGAAAGCGGCGGAATGAAGAATGGCTGCACAAATTGAAAGTCAACGAACTCCAGGAGACCCTGCGCAAGGAAGCCCGGCGCTACCGAGATGAAGAATGGGTTGACTTTTGGATGCGCGCGGCGAACTCGTTTCTCAAGAACCAACGTCCCTTGGACGTTTGCATCGACAAGGCAGGGCTTGAAAGGTGTCGCGAGGCGCTCAAGGTTGCGACTCGAAAGCGTCGAGGGTAGTCCTCGATTCTGGGCTCGTCGTTGGGACGGCAAAGTTCCCATGTCAATTTGCACCCGATTCATGGGTTTCTGTGGGTTTTGTTGATGTGTTTGAAGCCTGCGATGCACATTGTTGGCGCGGCACAGGTCGACATGTTGGCATACGCGAAGTAGCCCCCGGCCCAAGCGCAAGACAAAGGCGCGTGGGACCGGGCTTTCGCTTATGACTTCTGTCAGCTACGCCGCCTTGTCAAAGCTGGCTTCTAAGTCGATGCCGTCTCGCTTTGCTCGTGCAAGACCATTCTCCAGGTACTGGACAACGCGTCGCTTGCCGAGCGACATCACCGTGCCATCGTTTTTGAACATCCCCTGGTAAATTGTAAAAACGTCGTTTTCCTCCCAGGGAACCCCGAAATACATCATGGCGACCAGTTTCCAGACGTCTGTACGAGGAAGAGCGTGTAGCGCGTCATCGAGAGCTTTTTTGGCTGGCGGTGGTGAGAGCAAGTCTTCGTCCACGAATTGCGCTATCTCAGCCATTGATTTCCTTTCCCGATATCGCGGATCGGCTTCATACTCTTCCTGGCGCTTCTTCGTCAGCTCGATGATGTTCAAGAGAATCGCCTCGAACCGTCCAACTGGCCGCCGCTGATTCCGAATATGTCGGGCAGCGGTCTGCCGAGACTCGCCGGTCTTTTCCCTGCGCTCGCGAACGAGTTTTTTGAATTTGCTGGGCATGAGAGCATCTTCCTCGACAACCGCGCGCATCGCAGCCCCCCCTGTCGACGCTCGCGGTGAAGAAGACGCACCTATCCCGGCTCTGAGGACATCCCTCTTCGCCCCGCGCCGAGGGTCCTGGGGGGCGGACCAAGGCGGGGTAATGCCGGAGCGGCGGCGGCCGAAAGTATTGCCATCGATTTGCCGAAGTCAACCCCAGCGGTGGAAGCCGGGGGGTCTTGCTCCGAACCGCTCCTTCAATGCCGCGATGGCTGTCTCGTCGCTCGACTTGAATATGACGTCCACCCAATAATCCGGCTTACTGTATATCGAAGACGTATTCTGGTTGAACTGAATCGTCAAAACGGTATCTGGCGGGGTTGGGATAACCTCGGCCGCCCCAAAGCCAGTTTCGGACGTACCCTTGATCCACCCTCGTGAAGTCAGGTGCATGTCGTAGCTTTCGCGATCTGCTGCCATTACGTCCTCCTTCGCGCAGACGCTCTACCGCACGTTGTCTGGAATCGCAAACGCGCCTTCCGAATTCATACCGAACGTGCAGTACATCGGGAGTAAGTTCTGACCTCGGGCATACAAGTGCCCCGCGTTCTCAAACATTGCCTTCGCAATGGATCCGAAGTCGATATGCAGGCGATATACGCGTGCGGTGCTTCCTTCTTGCACTGTAATATTCGGAAGCCGAATGCCGCAATCAGACTCATCACCCTCTGGTGGAGGCAATCCTTCCACGTTGGCCGCTCGACATTCGATCAGGGATGCCTCTTTATATCCCACGTTCACGACCAAATAGCGGCCTGAAGGAAGCTCCGAGAGCGCCTTCCATTCACCAATCGTATGCGGTAACTCTGTCGGGTGATGGGCAGAAAGTACAGCAAGTGCCATGGGCTCGTCGATGGGGCCAGCGACCCTATAAGGCGATCCCTTTCCGCTATGCCACTCCTCCACATAAAATTGTCCAGGCCCAAGTTCGATTACATACCTCGTGCCAGGCTTGGGATCGCTGTTCTTCCCATAGCGGAACACCGTGCGGACGACTTCTAGCTGAGGAGGTTTGGCGGGCGCGTTCATGATGGCGCACGTTAGTTTGACTAGGAGTCGGAAGTCAACGGGTGCCGAGGACCACTCGTCACGAGACGGAGTCGAGTTCATCGAGTTCTCGAAAGGCAAATCTCAATTGCCCACCGTCTGGACGAGTTTCGATGTGCCCGTAGTCCTACCGTTTTCTGACACGACCCTACACGCGCTCGGTAAAGGAATGTTACCGGGTGTGACCGACCGATCCAGAGCGGCTCCACCAGGCGCCCTTCGGCGCCCTCGCTCGCGTGGTCGCTCGGCCGTGTACAGATGTCCGCACGCAAGTGCGGGTCTAACAAGTTTCAAGTTTCATGGTTGTGTACAGATGTCCGCAAGCGCCTTACTGACGCGCCGGATGCTGGATGTTGCTGAGCGAAACGGACGCGCTCGATCGTCTGGTCGCTGCATCGTGAAGGCACGGTCGGCGAACGAGCATGAGCGCACGCTTTGCTTTGTGTACAAATGTACGCACGTGATAGAAGATGTTGTTGCGTGTATGCCATATGTTGTGTGTACAGATGTCCGCGCTATGTTCGCCATGGGAGGGCATCGTGGATGACAAGCGAGGGTTCTCGTTGGGGGAAGTCGTGCAGACTCGGGGGTCGAGGGATGTGTTCACGCGTGAGGAAGTGCTGGGATGTTTGCTTCGGCACGCAAACGGCGACTGGGGGGACCTCGAAGAAGAGGACAAGCGAGCAAACGAGTTGGCGTTGAAGGACGATGAACGCCTTGTGAGCGCCTACAAGTTCGACGACGGTCGGAAGATGTACATCATCACCGAGTGGGACAGGTCGTATACGACCGTGCTGCTTCCGGAGGAGTATTGAGAAAGACTGATTGGAGCGACTTCTTAGAGAGCCGCACGGCGCCCTCGCGTTGGCGCTCGTCGAGATTCACGAGGCCGCTTGTCATCGAGCGCATCAAGCGCGCTTTCCGCTTGGCGCCCCTCAAGGAAGCTGAGTCCGTCGTGCGGACATCTGTACACGTCCATTTGCTAATGAATTCGGAACGCAACGCTGAAGTTGCGTACAGATGTCCACGAGCGGCTTCGGAACCAGTACACGTGAATCAGCGTGCCCGACGCTTCGCTTCGGATTGCTCGGCGATGAGCGCGACGATTTGTTCGGCTACGACGGCGACAGCACTCCGCTTCTTGGAGGGCGCTCCTGGCGTGGGTGCATTGAACTTGTCCTGCTCCCTTCCAACAAAACCCTTCGTCACTGGGTCATACTCGATACCGAGTTCGTCTGTGATCCTCCTCGCGGGCGGGCCCTCGACATAGAGGAAGAATCGATCGTCTTCCACAACGGCACTTACAGAACCGTGAAACATGTGCGTGATCGTGCGGACTCCATAGGAAGGTTTGCTAACGCTGTACCCTGTGGTCTTGGCGGTTGTCTCAATTGCGTCCAGTAGTTCGTGGGCAGCAACCTCGCGATCTTTGTAATGAGACGCAGGATCAAGCTGTAGATGTGCTTTGACAAAGATGGTCTTGGCTTCGGTAGTTTCGTAGGACATGGCGTTCTCTACCACGCCGATTGTGCATGCGCTGCCCCTCGGGCCGAGCGACGATGGTACAATTGCAGCCGGACCCTTGCGGCATGAGGGCGCCCAACTACGCTTGGACAGCGGGCGCTCGGAGCTTGCGCTCGCGGTTCGAGAGGAAACATGCCCAGGCCCAATGCTCGCTCGACGCAATGTTGTATCTACTGCTTGGAGGAGAAGGACGAATCCAAGTTCAACACGGAGCACGTAATCCCGCGATCATTCGGTGTGTTCGAGAACAATCTCGTGCTCAAGTGTGTATGTAAGAAGTGTAACGATTTATTCGGCAGCGAATTCGACGAGAAATTGGCACGGGATTCGATCGAGGCACCGGAACGAGTGCGCGCCGGCTTGAAAGAAGCCTCCAAGTTTCAGACACGCGGCAAGCGAAGTACACTTCAAGTCCGCATCAACGAAGAGGGGCCGCTCAAGGGCGCGTATGCCTTTTATGTACCGGGGGGCGACGAGCGATCTTTGAACATTACCCTGGCTCCGCAGGTCGGCTTTGCAGAGTCGGCGGAGGGGCCGTTCGAGTGGTTCCTTCTCGACGACATTCCCACCAAGGATGAATTGACTGCGCAAGGTTATGGGCGTGACACTGTCGCACGCTCCGAAGGGTGTTCGATTGAGCGAGCGCAAGAAGTGCTGGAAGCCCGAGGTTATGCTCGCGGCACGATGGAAGCAAAGTACCAGCATGCGAACACGGAGATGTTGAGCAAAACGCTCGCGCAAATCGGTGAACTCGACTTCCGTGCGATATCCAAGATTGCCTTCAATTATTTCGCAGCAACACAAACAGCCGGTATTGCACGAATGCCCGAGTTCAACGATATCCGTCGCTTCATCCGCTATGGGATCCCAGTAGCCGAAAGGCTTGTTGAAGTTCGAACCGATCCAGGAACGATCGAACGAGCGTCCGATGGTACCGCAGCTCGGGGCCACTACCTCACCGTGCAGACATCGGGACATCGTATCATTGCTCAAGTCTCGCTGCTGTTGCGTCTGCGGTACGTCGTCACACTCTCAAGAACTGCGTTTGTCATCCCATACAGCCCAGTCTCCGCACACTTCTTCGATCTCGACACCAGACGGCCCGCCCTGATCAACCCACCGCCATTATTCTGATTGCGCTCTATTCTGATTGCGCTCTCGTTGCTTCACGGGTCAGGTTGAATTTGCGCCCAGCCAAACGACTTTCGATCCTGCCAGGGAGCATTTCGAGCTTGACACGCTTCCGACGGCGTGCTTGTCAATTGCGGATCGGTGAAGCAGATGGACGCTAAAACTCGGGGCGCTTGGATCTTCCACCACGCCAGCAAGCTCGATGCAGTCGTAAACCGTACCGACTTCGATAACATCGGTTTGGCGGGAAAGGCCGGCGTGCTCCTGTCGGTCTTGTCGGGGCAGGATGGCGTCACGGTCCCGATGCCGCGAGTCGAGGCACTCGCCCGGACGAACAACATCACCAAACTCGAGCTGCCGGGCGTCCTCGCAAAGCTGCATGAGCGGAAGCTCGTCGATCTCGGCACGGCTGGCATTAACGTCCTTGGCGTCAGCTCGACCGAGGTGCTCTCGCACACCGCGGCGAGCATGTGCTCGCTGCCCCTTACCTCCACCGATCGAAGCATTACTCTGTCACGAATGGGCCGAAAGACTAGAGCGCAGCGTGAGCAAGAGCGGGAGATCAATGAATATATTCGTTCGTACGAATTGGGCTACCGTTTTGCGGTATGGTGGTCAAGAGATGGCGTTCGATATGGTTACAAGCAATTTCGTACCCTCGCGGAAGCAGAAGCAAAGCGTGATGCCATGATTCGAAAGAACGAAAAACCCACGCCTGCGGACTACTTTGATCGACAAGCGCATCTCGTACAGCTTCGGGTCTGGATTGAGCAAATCGCTTGCGGCGACATGACCCCAATCTCGGGATCGAGTCGAGAATGCGTCTGTGATTGCGTGTATGCCGATTAACGTTCTTGGCGACGAGCAGGGTATCAACGCCCGTCCATCACCCACTCATCACCCACTCGCATGTGGACACCTGTACACAAGGGCGACCTATGCGGCCAAGCTGTGGCGCGGACTTGCACAACGAGCTCGCGTTGGGCTAGGCTACCGCCCAGGGTGTATCAGCATGCCGTTCTCCAAATCTCTCAGGGATCAAGTTGATCGATATCTCGCAAAAATGCAGGATATGCCGCGCACGATCGATCCACAAGATACCCGCCGCGGCCTCCGATACATGACTCCATCCGGCGCAATCTTCTTGGATGAGGCACAGCGCGCCGAACTTTTCCAATTGGTGGAGAACATTCGAACAAAATATGCAAAGCACGAGTGGAGTTTTGCGAAGATAAAAGACGTTGTCCAGGAAGCCATTTTGGTAGCAAGAGAGAATGCTGACAGAGAGATGGATAAGGAGCAGCGACGCCGGGCCATTGCGCACATAGAGACGGTGTTAGACAAGCCGTTTATCGAATGGGAGGTCTATTTTTCGATCATTGGGATAAACGAGGACTGTTTACCGATTGATGTCGGACGAACGTCCTTCCACCCACCACCGGACTCATTATCTGCTAAGTTGGTATTTGCAGACGACGCACCCTGCGACCTGCCAGAATCGGTGAGAGCGTCCTGTCGCCAAGGCGCGCGCGAAGAAATTGACGACGAATTCGGGAATAGCCCTTGGGCGTGCGTCAAGGTAATGGCATTCGAGGGGGACGATTCGGCCGCAGCAACAGCGGGCTTGGAGGAGATACGTCTTACCCTGGACGTTGTCAATTTTTATGCGGATCTTTGGCGTCCCATCAATTACCGTGCGCGCGCTGCCTTGAAGTGCGAACCGGATCCAACGATCCTCGCGTATATTGCCCGTCCAGTAGGCAAAGAGGTTTTTTCACCCGCCACGGACAACGTGGGACCGATAGACGACGTTTGGCTATACCCTGCGGACGCTGAGGCGGCGAAGGAGTACGCGTTTGATCGCGTCGCGGAAATTCTAAAAAAAGACGACACCAACAGGACCGAGATCGATCACCGCCTTTTGGCGGCTTTGCGTTGGGCAGGCAGAGCGACCATTGCTCGACGTCGAGACGAAGCTTTCCTGCTTTTCATGATGGCATTGGAAGCGCTGGTTATGGGCACGAAACATGCGGACGCCATCACGTACCGACTTCAACTTCGCATAGGGCAGCTTGCCAGTCCAGAAGTACGCAAAAAACTGTCCACGGAAATCCGTGAATTGTACGATAAGCGAAGTAGGCTCGTTCATTCCGGCATTGCGGAAATATCCGAGCTTGATCTCTGGCGCGCTCGAAATATCACGAAGGACACCGTGATCAAGCTTCTTCAAAGGGAGCCATTCGTAAGTATGACAAAGAACAAGGAAATGGATGATTGGTTTGACGACCGGATCGCGGGGCATGCGGCCACTGATGCCAGCGACTAGCAGTCAAGCTCGATGGTGCATGAGCCGTCGAGCACTCGGTTCATCATGTCAACGTCACTCGTCTTCGTCGTTCTCCGTCATGGTTGACGGTGGCGATTCAGATGGTGGTGGAAAATCATCAAACGGCATTGTGTGGTCGTCAAAAGCAATCGATGCAAATAGTCGCAAAAGAAACCAGATGATTTTGCGAACGGATTTTGAATTGACGGAGACGGCACGTTTTTTGGAAGTTCGTTTCTTTGTTTTTTTCATAAGTACCAAACATCGGGAGCCAAGCAAGACACCAAGTCTTGCTTGGGTTGCCCATGCTCCAATACACCGGCATGCCCATGCTCCACCCGTATTGACGAAGATTTTTTCTCTCTGCCAAAACGAGCGCTGTCTTGTCGAACCGCAATCGAATCGGCCCGTCACGACACTCCAGCTGCTCGACTCCCGTGGATACAGCCAACGGGTTTGCACCCGACCGCCACG from Polyangiaceae bacterium includes these protein-coding regions:
- a CDS encoding DUF2384 domain-containing protein, yielding MAPDGRLLHISEVKKGLACGCVCPSCSGKLIANKGPIKTHHFAHHSDRNCVAAYETMLHMLGKQVIADQKQVMLPPVVAKYKGCTKSICDAVMFTLDEVVIEPDMGGMRPDILGRRRVEDGTKELFIEVAVTHPCEPEKKELIRERKVAAIEIDLSKVPGNASQEEMEQAIITTAPRIWLFNAREENAKERLQAEFERMAAEDLARELRMRQEKQAKLDAQAERLAESFRTIRTVPLGTGSRADQDLVDLVLDTSLRDLVGIQFPGNVCFAVAAQVWQVAILDWLILDQRGLRWEFETAHVLKQLRQRGLVRRQFADDISVELADAVRIRQVDFNSPRESVDAYLSHLAAQRIINQQSGRWHRNERTAKEAQMLRARADGRHRVAQLEDRIKKLGGKHGLDVAQWMRTQHSGLAGSPAALAMAGGGDYDNLDNHLRRLERMREFGAYPEENLLGLPLEKEQQARREEQRLAREKAEQEREERARKAEQEREERARKAAEEAREANARRRQVLIERLVASAGESEVEAWIDRPLQSLGGVSIKVIEGFSEDQERAAYSELMDERKRRNEEWLHKLKVNELQETLRKEARRYRDEEWVDFWMRAANSFLKNQRPLDVCIDKAGLERCREALKVATRKRRG